The genomic segment cacacacacttgtgtgCAGAGATTGCTTGGTTTATTTTCACCGACTTTTCACAAAGTCTCTGAGTTCATAATTACCTATTCATAGGTTTTTCTTTAATTCATAGTGTTTATCTGTTGCTATAATTCACTTATGCTCCTGCAGTTGACTGTTGCATCTTCCCAGGATTGTTTGTTAGATTGAAGTTGGATTGTTGTGACTGTCATGCTGACGTCTGACATCtggcattttcttgttttggtctggTCCGGTCGACCTGATATCTATCTTGATCTACCAAGGCCAGCCTCTGACAAAGCaatcattttaatgaaatgacTGTGTTCTGGTCTGTTCATTGTTCAACTCTCAGACTGCcaacttttaaatgtttttttattgcaaCAATGCTAGAGCTGATCCTCAGACTCACACTGCAGTTACACAGTCTATAAATCTATGTATTACAATATATGTACTGTATTGCACTTAAAATCTGAAATGCTGCTGCATGCAACTGTTTTATATAATGTACTTAGAGAGGTGAGTCTGCTGTTGCAGAGTAGGGTTTCTGTTGCCTTGGTCACCATAAGTTTCCTTCCAGGTAATGTGCATCTCAACAAATCAGCTATAGCTGCTTCCATATTAGTATGTATGCAAGTTATCATCCAggcaacatttatatttatatacaatACTGTGCACTAAAACCAAGTGATACCAAACCCTCAGCTAACGTAACAATGGAGTTCTACTTTACATTActgctggttttgttttggGGGCACACACAATGAGGGCAACAATACAACTACAACCCTCTCACCTGCCTTCACCTCATCTGTCTCACAAGAAGATGCAAattagttttgttgttgtacgatttgttgaaaatgtgtgaCAGAAATGAACTGAATCACAATCCTGTCGTTTCTCCGTTCAGTTGACCTCTTTCAGTTGCACATGAACTGGCAGGGATACTGTCACTTGCTGAGTAAGTGATTAAAGTCATTGATTTATACTCAATTggaaccctaaccctaaccctaaaatcAGTGGGTGGAACTCTGCAGGCCGAGTTGTAGTTAAACACTGAATGATTTGGTGGACAGATCTTTTGGAAGCTTGTTTTTAACGAACTGATTGTAGTGACCTGGGACGCTGTCAAGAACAGCCTTGATCTGGCCGAATACGCAAATTTCTGCAAAGTGCAGACAGCCACTTTTTATGTCTGAAGAGGTTTAGTAATATTGATGTTATATCCTCAGCAGAGGTACACTTCTTCATTTTGATACAGTTAGCTTTCCCATCTGAGGTCTGCTGCACCTGAATCAGACGAATGTGAACACAAGTTTGCCACTTCTATAGACAGGCTGCGGTATACAACATGTGCATTTAGGCACTGGGTTCAAATGTCGAATACAGTGTGGTATACTGAGTGTGAGAGCACCCTTAAACACATCAGTCAACATTAATTAGAAGGAATTTTGGGGTGTGTGTGAATATAAGCATCTTAGAGaagatgaaaacaaaggtagTAAAAACAGGACTTGTAGATTCAAACCCgtgatttttgtaatattactGTCAGATTTTCTAATAAAGGAGGCAACAGTCACTAAAGAAAAGTCTGTCTGCTAACCACTGATTGCTCCTTGTTTATTCATAAGCTGTGATGCCAATATCAGAGTTGTTGGACTGAATGAATTGTTTTGACACTGGGAGCAGCACAGAGCAGGTGTCTCTCCTGCAGACAGTGTACTCTGTCTGATCCAAGATCTTAATCAGTGTTCTTGTTTTAAAGGTGGTTTTCCTTGTTGTGGTTCTTAAGCATGTGCATAAATTAGCTGTGATccaagaaaagcaaaaacatctgtaaatgtCAAACTGGGTTTAGCACACCAGCTGTAGAAATAAAGTGGACACGTGAGCTCATGTATGTGGACTTTTTATTCTCTAGTGCAAACATATTACAGCTTGGCCAAAATGTAaacttaaaatgtgttaaatcgAAAAAGAAACATGGTTAGAAGTTTTACTCCTGAGCAGCAAAGAATACAGAACAGCTGTACAATGACCTACTTTTTTGCCACTGTTAAATTTCAGGACTGTATTTTGTGATTTACTGTAGACTTTAGCCAAAGGGATCCATGAAACATGAAACTGCTGTGCTTCCATCTTTGAAACCTAAATTCTGAACTTGCCTATAGAAAGGTACATTTTGGAGTGACGTACTATTTGTCTTCAGTCAGCGTTTCTATGAGCTCAGATTTAAAGCTCtggattcattcattcatctccTACTCCTGCCATGCTCTGCCAGCTGCTCAGTGCCAGCCTGCAGTGTGGCTCATGCTCCTCAGCCATGTGTCTCCTCTGCCTGAATCTGAGCCTTGGATACGGTTTAGGATACATTTGGATTGTCGTGTCTCACAGTTTAGCACAGTGTATTTTAGCTTCCCATCTGAACAGGACTAAAACTGAACTTCCACTCGggcatttttagattttaactGCTGCTAAAATTACTGCATGGACTTCCTcttgtgattgttttgtctttgaatTTTGACAGCACCCCTCTGTAGCTGTCAGTCAGAGAGGAAGTCTGGTGAGAAATGCACTTGAAAAACTCTGCGGCGAGGCTAGTCATAGAGCATGATGTTCCTGTGCtttataaaaatgcatttatttcctCTTTCAATATGAGAAGCAATCATGCTGTGGTGAAATGTGACATGTAATTTTCACATGCAAGACAACTTTTTGCATAGGACACTAGTGTATGTGACTGTAAGACTGAAAGGTCAGCTGGAATGACGTCAGCCATTTCTGTCACAGTTTTTCATAAAGCCTGGCACTATTTAGATCCCCTTTCGCTCTCTGTTGAGCAGTCCATCTGTTGTAGTTTCAGTGTTTACACCACTTGAGTAGAGGGAGGCAGCCAGGGAATAGACCGTTCTAACGTCTCCTGTAGTTCACGTTTTAAATATGCCTGTTTTACCTCACAACTTCCTCTGATGGTGTCAAGGTTTTCAGCCAAGGTGTGAAATGAATGGTAGGACAGCGTATGTAAGTTTGAGTCTGAAGTCTCCTCTTATATATATGAATAATAAAGTGGAATGTTATTctaatttctgcattttcagtAGCATTAGGAGAACATGTAGGATTTAAAGATGTGCTGATTAGGACTTTCACATTAGAATGTGATTAAAAGATGTCTCTGGAAGAAGATGTCACTAGTGGTGAAGACATTAACACCCaactctgcagctttttgaggcATTTTATCCCCGTATACTGATAATTTTTTACATGTCTCGAggttctgtttcactttcaaaaGTGGCATGTTGCAAAGTTAGCAACTAGCGGGTGAAAACAGTGGCAATACAGCAAGTTTAACCctgatatttatattattttatagcATTACTGCAGACCAGCCCAGAGGCAGAAGAGTAAAGTTTGGACTTCCATTCTTCAGATGAACCCCATCATGACTCTATGCTATTTCTTTTCTAGCAGTAGGTGACTGATAACTGATTTTCCATAAAAGCTTCATGAGGCTGTAATGTGTCACGTTTGCGTCTCTTGTTTAGCAGTTGGAAATCTGTGAAAGTTGCATCATTTGTGAGACTGAAAATGTACTGAAGTGTACCCGATCTAACACcttattttgtcattaaagCTGTTTCCCTTTTTAATTCTCGTCATGTTTGATTAAGGCACAAGACAGGAACTGTACTCCCAGAGTGCAGGACTTGTCTGCATCATGCAGGCTTCAGGGAATATTAACTGAGAGAAGAGAGAGTGTTTTTCCTCCCTTGTACTCATATGTATCTTGGGGCGTGCACATCTAAGTGctcatgtgtgtctgtttgcctACATCCATGCATGTGAGTACCAGGATTACTGCTCTCCATTAAGCTGTGTTTACAGTGCGTCGGGGCCAGAGTCGCTGTCTGACGCTTGGCCTGGTTTGGCCCCATCGATCAGAAAGACTTCCGAGGGCTTCTGCCTGTGATCCCAGCCGCCTGCCTGGTAGGCCTTACCCATGACTTCTGGGATGTTACGCTCTTTTGTTGCTGTAATAGAATTCGCAGCATTCTTCACATTCCTGCCTTCTAAGGTACTTGTGTTTCCCAGTTGTGTGGTCCCTGTCATGCAGTTGTGTCATAGTTTACagtcagactgtgtgtgtgttgttcagTGTGAATAGTTATGTTGTTGTGAAATCAGAGAGAACTCTCACAGCCAAAGAAGGAAGGTTTTTAGAACAAGGATTATAAACATTTAAATTCGAAGAGCTGTGAAGTGTGAAAACTTGAAGTCGTGGGTTGAACTGCAGCCAGTCACTTCATAATTTGTGTAACCTAATAAACTCCCAGTAACATTATTTATCTCACGTGTAAAACCCTGATTTAAAGCATCTGGTCTTTGTAACTACAGTGACATGTTTTTTAGAACGAGCTTACTGAGTTACAGCAGTTAACAGTCTTAACAAGAAACCttgatttttttacttttctactggcatattttgaaaatgttctgttCTTTAGTGAAGTAGTGTTACACTGGTGATGTGTATTATCAGGCAAGAGAAAGTTTCTTTGTAGCTTTTTGTGGGATGAAAACTGTATCTTCAGAACCTTTGAACTCATCCATATGctgtatttatcacatttgtGACAATTGTAATTAAGcttatttttactttaagatGTCATATGTGAGGTGAAGTGGgtgtaaaacaggaaaaacattcATTTCTCTAACTGTCACTGTACAGTGGGTGGATGGGGAAGAATACAAGGTGTTAAAGTCAACACTGGTAGCACGTGCCAGATGTGCTGCTGGAGTGAATAGACACGTGTGCCATGCTGTGTTGACATGCtcagttgtgttttgtgttatcCAGCTGTCATAATAACCAGCACGTTCTCCCTAGTAGGTAGTGTGAAAGCACATGTAAAAGTGAGTTATATTCTTTTACCGATTTATTGCTCTAGCTGCTGTGATAATTCAATGTTCTGGGCTGGCTATTTGGTACCTCACAGTGTCAAACAGTTTAATTAAAGTTCATTTTTTACTTAACGAGACAGCAGGCAATATGTTGTGTTCCTCATGGAGCCCGGTGAAGGACTTAGAACTACACAGCTGGTGGTCTTAGGAGTCCTTACAGTTTGATTATTTGTGTCTaacattgcaaaaataaaaccgTACAGTTCAAAATGTGCCATTTCATTGAAGTGATTGATAAGAATAAGAGGTTTTGTTGTATTGCTAATGCATCTGTGTGGTGGAATATAATGAAACAGAAGACTTCAGATAGATTGTCCTGTAGTAATAGAGGTGCATTGGGTGATGCTATGGAGAAGATAATATTCAGCTTAAAGCGTAACATTAGAGAACcacaaacaactgaaaatgttttgtttttaaaaaaaataataattacaccACAGTAGTAGTAGCGGTAGTGGTGGTGGTAATATTGTCTCCTGTTGCTGTTATATTTTAGGTACAGATTGTAAATATCTGATGAGGGTGTCTTGCAAATATTTCCCCAGTAAAGTTTTAGCTAATTAGTGAATTGCTTCCCTTTGTTGTGGTCAGCTTTGTATAAAATGTTATATTTCATAAACACTAACACCTGACCAACTGAGGCTGCATAGTGGGCATGCAGTGCTAATGGTGATGTGATTAGCTTGTAGGTTTTCACTCATTAACCAGAGTACTGGATGAGTAAAATCTTTGGCCTGCTGCTGCAGTGGTTAGGAGATGGCACAAGCATTAACAATTATCCAGAGGGTAACATGACTGAGACTGAGATCACAGAAGTCATTTAGATTCCTTCTCTGGTCCCCATCAACACCTGGACCAAATTCAATAAATCCATTAGCTGTAAATTCATatcatgaaaaaacaaaaccgcCAGCCTGCTAGCAGGGACACCATCAACATCAGCTGAATACATCCTGTGAAGAGCTTACAATAAATTTCTGTTTAGAAATTCCATCGCGATCCACCCAGACGTTTAAATGTTTTAGTCTGGGTCTGTTGAACTGACCGTCTGAACTCACAGAGCCACGTTACCCTCACTGAAGCCGCTAGAACCTCTTATAAACGTACAAACACACAGTCCTCTCAGTTCTCAAATACAAATGTTCCACTCTGATTAGTAAAATGTACACAGTCTGCAGACTAATGCCACTTTCTGACTGAAGCTTTTACCTCTGCTGGAAAAAATGACATCTGAATGAGCTTCCACTGAGCCCAGCTGTTTATATTATAACCATGTGTTTGTTCAGTTTGCCCTTTAGCTGTAAAtgtgagatttgtttttgtctgcgCTGACCTAGATGAAACCTGCAAATGGACACCACGTATTAAGAGCCTCCTCCCTGGAAGTAGGTTGCAGTGTCTCACAGAAAGGAACTTTTGCCTCAGAGTTAGCACTACAGGGAGCTTGCTATATTTATGACAGCACAGTGAAGCACTTTAATTGACTTGTCCTGTGCCTATTCTGCCAGATACATATTCAGAACTAAAGCACCACAGCTGTTTTTGTAGCAGTCTACCAAAGCAGCACAGTTTCTCTGGATGTCATTCTTTGATGCGGTGATGACAGAGGAGCTGAAGTTTGGTTTAAAACCATACATGTGCTTCATCTGTTGCCACTTACACATCATGCTATCAGTAAATCTGTCAGGATTTCAGGGACTACCAGTGAAGAAGTCTGTCCACTGCCTCTGAGGACTGTTTAAAGTAGTCTGATGTCAGGTGACCCAGTGGTAGCTGGTAAAAAAGATATTATTTATGTTTGACACTAATTCAAATAAGGAGTCTTTCTAATCACTCAAAAATGTTGCAGCAGACCAAAGGAATCTTGATTTCTGATGAAGCAACCATAAGGTTACAGGCTGAAAATATAAACTTCGTTATCcatttgattttctttctcaACTATAAAACCAGCCAGCAGAAGCAAAGTGGATTCCTCCTCATGCGCCAGCTGGGATGTTGTGgtggaggagagaaaaataaaggtGCAGACTTTGGCACGTGAACTTCGAGTGACCGTCATGTGGCTCGAGCTCTCAGAGAGAAAAGCAAGACTGTTGGCAGAGCAAATGACAGCTTGTTTTCACTGGGCTCTGTGCATGAGAtggggagagggagggatggtGGGGCAGAGCATGGAGCTGAAAGCAAAATAACAGTAATGAAGAgtacaaaagaaacaacagagtAAGCTCcaggaaggggggggggggggggggggggggggggcatgataaaagaagagtttaaaaaaatctggtgAGAGATGGAGTGGGGAGGGGGGGTTAGTATCTCTGGGTAGAGCTTGTTCACCCGCAGAGTGAGCTGAGGTGCGCCTGAGCAGCCTGGCACTCTGATTGGTGGAGCGCGATGCAGctctctcccctcccctctTGAAGAAAGAGGTGCAGCAGGAACGTCAGACCCAGACAGCACAAGGCGCAGGGACTGAAGCAACGTTTTTCTAAAGCTCCACTGAAGTTGCAGTGTGCAGAGCATCCAGGGACAGGCTAGATGATACAGCACTGATCTCCTGCAGCATCCCAACCACTTCTGCTACTGAGATTAGAGAATCCATCAAAGAGACCAGAtttgagtttaattttaaacCGTTATCAGCTAGAAAAGGCAAAGCTGAGGTCTTGTCTTCGATTCACCACATTGAGGAGGACGGCAGCCAGTCACCATGGGCAGGCAGGGGAACGATGCCTCTGCTCCGGCCCCTGGGATGCGTATCCAGTGCTCCCAGGGCAAGATGAGCCTGTCTGCATCATTCGAAGCGCTGGCTGTCTATTTCCCCTGCATGAACTCCTTCgatgaggaggatggaggtaAGATGACAGCCTGGGAAATGTCTtagcagctgctgcaggctgGGGGGCAGCAATTGTGCTTGGACTGAATCATGGCTCTGGGGAAGGAGACGTGTTTAGGATTAGTGGGAAGATGCAGAGGCACTGATTGTAAGGAGAATTGGGGCAGGTTGAGCGAGGCAATTAGTTTAATTAGGTTGGCAGTGTAGGTCAGTTATAATAATACTGCTTCAGCTGACTGTCCTCTGGTGACGTGGTGAATTAAAACTTGATATCTGTGGTCAGTTTATCATCTCAGCAGTCAGATTTTGTGTGAATTAGATATTGTGTTTCTATTGCTGCTGCTAGTCAGAATGAATGGATATATGAACCAGTCTGATGGTGGTAAAGTCATGCTCGTCTGTCCAATGTCTCATATCCCTGATGATTTCCAATCTGCATCTGTGgatgaaaacaaagaatttaGGAAGTGGAATGATTCCCTGTTTAGCATCGTGTGGGTGGTAGTGCTTTTTAGCTAAGGACTACAACATTGTTTCTGAGTAGTAGTCATGACGCCTTCTGCATGTGTTTATATTTGTGCCTCCCCAGATGCTCTaatcatttcctttttttacttGCAGTGGTGTGATTTATGGAGAGAGACTGTTGTTCATGGATGTGCAGTGCAGCAGCTTTATTCTTTCACACTTTCTCTACTTATTTTCGCTCCATTACTCCAGCTTATTACATTCACCACTCCTTCACTGTTGGCAGCTTCATGAGACTTTTTGTCTTCTCCTGTCTGGCAGGGATGGATGTGAGGGCAGTGACCTTCTGGAGTCGTGCCAGTGTGTCAGACTTTTAGGCTACTGCTGCTTCCTGAATACTTCAAGCTCTTATTTATGACAAAGTATCCCATCTGTCATTTCTCAAAATGCATTGGGGGCTATTTGTGCCTCCATAGCGAACACACGTGTTTGACATGTATCGAAACACAACTTTGGAGTCTGTTTAATTGAAAGTCTGTCCCATATGctttaatttcatattttgtgctgtttctggCCATCTGCTTATCAGATGATTGCACCCATGCATTGACATAATAGTACCAGAGCTGCATATTGTGGTTTTACCCAGCATATGcctttttttagtgtttttcacacaGCAGGACAGTTGCTTCACACCTTTTTGAATGGTGTGATTTTAGTGTTCATTGATAGCATCGGACTGGCCACTGATTGGCAGAGAAGGTCTGCTGCAGACGTCAGAGACGACCTCTTCTGCTGCATCTCTTATTGTAATGTGTGAAGAGCAGGAAGAGGAGGCGGAGGCCAGCTGAATAACTGAGATTTCAAGGCTGAAAGGCTTCGTGTCTGTTTACGCCTGTGTGAGCTAGGACAGAATCATCTCTCTTGTCTTCATGAGGAGACGAGCAgaggggagagggaggagagtAATGACGATAACTGGATCAGGAATGCTGTAGTCTAGACACTGACCCTACATACAAACAGGTGAAGTATTAGTGGAAAATGACAGAAGGCCTATGGATTactttattacttttgtcaggATTTTCTGACCCTGGGAAGTAACATGATGCGTATTAGAGCCAAGAAGTACCAATGATTAGCCTTTAATTGCGCATTTGCCAAGCACAACCAAATGATTGGaacttcttttctttcagtgatAACATACCAGGTTTTTGCTGACATCCATCTTAGTAGGATATGGAATGAATTGCAATTTTgattttgcgtgtgtgtgtgtgtgtgtgtgtgctgatctgcaggtgtgtatgtgtgtgtgtgctgatcTGCAGGCGTGTGTTAGCATTCCTACTGTAATTTGTGTAGGTATAATGTGTACGTCTGCCACAGGCTCAACCACGTGCTTTTACACTGGCATGGAGGCTGGAAGGAgatgagcagcagcaggccTAATGGGGGGAGTCAGCTGTCTTCTTGGATCAGCTAGGATGGGCTGGAAGGGGGGTGCTGAGTGTTTGTAGGTGGAGCATGAACTCTCTGTGGCTCCCACAAGACCCCTGTAGGCAGTCAGTAGGGCTGTACATGTCGTTCTGTTGAACACATACATAAAGAGCCATAAGTATGCAGAGCTTGTTAAATTAGCGATCTTGTTTTGTCATCACTGCGattcacagatgaaaatatacTTGTGTCATCCTCACAGAGATGTGAAATCTCATTCACAGAGGTGTCTTTATGTGTTGTCTTTCCTGTGGAATGATTTCTGTTGAGCCAATGAAAGCACGAGTATGTCAGTGATAGTCCATGTGAATGCAGCTCGTTACATGAGTCACAATGTGATTCAATGTCATGGATTGACAGTCCATGTCcctctttttctccctcttcctccctctctcttgtCATGTGTGTGACTGTTCAGAAGCGGGAGGTAAGAAGTTACGCAGCACTATCCAGCGGAGTACAGAGACGGGCCTGGCAGtggagatgaggagcaggaTGACTCGGCAGGCCAGCCGGGAGTCCACGGACGGCAGCATGAACAGCTACAGCTCCGAGGGAAAGTAAGCAGACAAGGACTCACGCTCTGCAAACTGTCAAGAAGCTACAACTCACATGTTTACCAGAAGTACTCTGTACAGACACAAACAGTTCCAAACTTGATTTGTGAACTTATATTAGGCTTCATCTTCTGAACTCCTGTCATTCAGTAGACCACGTCCACCACCGCCCTAACACTCTGTCTGTAATAAACATGATCATACTTTGATCTCCGTGGTAACAGcaggtttttcatttttttcagtctcATCTTCCCTGGTGTGAGACTCTCTTCAGATGCTCAGTTCAGTGACTTTCTGGACGGTCTCGGCCCCGCCCAGCTGGTTGGACGACAGACGTTGGCTACTCCACCTATGGGTGAGGACAAGAATTCTCTTTTAAGAGACAGAGCCATCAAATTAgttctttgtatttttgaaccttgcatttttaaaaatcttttctttttgtgtttctttaggTGACATCCAGATTGGCATGGTGGAGAAGAAAGGAGCACTGGAGGTGGAGGTCATCAGAGCCCGTGGCCTTGTGGGAAAACCAGGTTCCAAGGCACTGCCAGGTAATTTAAGATCTCAGTTATACTCGGTTCTACTGAATGTTCACACGTCACAGTGAGAACAGTAAGGATGActtgatttatataataattctgctttttcttcatttccagCACCATATGTAAAGGTCTACCTTTTGGAAAACGGAGTCTGCATAGccaaaaagaaaactaaagtaGCAAGAAAAACCTTGGATCCTCTTTACCAGCAGCAACTGCCGTTTGAGGAGAGTCCAGGAGGCAAGGTTTTACAGGTACGTGGACTTATGATTCCTTAAGCTAGTGACAGTAGTTAAAACACAAACTCAgaattgctttctttttctaatcttgtcactttatttttctgtttttctgtccagGTCATCGTATGGGGCGACTACGGACGTATGGACCATAAATCATTCATGGGAGCAGTTCAGATACTGTTAGATGAGCTGGACCTGTCCAATATGGTGATTGGCTGGTTCAAGctctttcctccttcctctctggtGGACCCCACTCTGGCCCCACTGACAAGAAGAGCTTCCCAATCCTCACTGGACAGTTTCTCTCGATCATAGCAGCGTGTGGACTGATAGCGTTGTTGTAGCAGCCAGTGTTGCGAATACAGGTCACGCCCCCCGGTTACACTGCATGCTTGATGTTGTGTCTTCTGAGCCTGTTTCTAGGGGTGCAAACGTGATCCTGTGTTTTGAGCAAAAACGTTGCGCACATTGTGCACATGGCGAAGGTGTCACAAGCGCCTGGCAGCAAGGATTGCcaggtgttgttgttgtttggagGAAGCTGGAATGAACTCCTTAGCACGAGGATTCCGTCAGTTCCAGGTTTTCATCCAATTCGAAGCCATGGGGGTCAACACTGAGAACCACTAAACGAGTTCTACAGAAGCCCTTTTCGAATGAAAAATCAATAtgttgctttgatttttttgttttgttttcatttgttttgtttattttttcttaaatgtcaGTGTACTTGTATCTGAAGGGGGTGACAGTGTTTCAAACCAGATGCTTGGTCACGCCACGCCAACAGACCTAGCTGTGTAGATGGAGTTTTGGAGACCATCACTTTGGGTGAGGTGTGTCCCAGCTTGTATCCACACTCccccaaaaccccaaaagaaaAGCCCTGCATACTCAAGGTTTATGTACTGAATCAACCCGTACTGGTAAATCACCATGAAGATGAGCTAATCAGAGGCAATACTGAAGTGGCTACTACCATCAACACTCCAAAATATACAGTAACAATCCAAACCCCAAGAAAAGATGTACAATCTTACCATCATTCTTTCTCTGTTGATATATTGTATGaaaattaaatgagaaaaaatattttttttcctttttagttCATTTGCATGGACACAAATTTAgctgaataaaaaaagaaaattattttcttgaGGCTGCAACttacaaaaaagatgaaaaataaataaaacagatcagccattttcaacaatttatattatttttaaagataaatttCACTAGTGCATGGTTTTCAAGGGGAGTGAATGCAACAtcgtgattaaaaaaaaacattgtttgtcATTCTTTAGACCATTCATGAGTCTGTGTTTTGCAGACATTCAGATAAGGGAAACTTAAAGGAAACTTTTGGAGTTATttaacagaaaatgtttatgtgacaaaaagtgataatgaaaataaatgtaaatgatttatttcattGTACAAGGCTCACGCCTTATAAAGATAAACATTATGTGCAAATTGTAcgtttctctttttcttccttgtCCCAGGGTACTTCTCATTGTACTATTCATTGCTACCATTGTTCAGTCCCCTGATATCGTCCAGATTTTAGGACTGCTGGTTATTTTACAGTTCTGTATTGTTTCAGTATGTATTTAATTTtggatttgatttgtttaacaAGCATGTTGAAAAGGATTTTCTGCAACATGGCTTGGGCACACCTTACAGTAACTCAGCATGTTTTGATAAAGATGATATTTGgaatttttgcagtttcttgtACAGTGCATGTCAACTTCATTACTTTTCTCCCTCACCTTAAATTGAGCTCTACGGCAAATTAGTTCTTGGTCTTCCATGGCCAGTTATTGAAGTTTTAACAAAACATTCCACCCCCAAagtcatattttctttcaggtttttgagaaaaaaatgacaaggaaaatattttatatttaatggaGGCTGGCGAAACAGTTGTGATTGCAAGtgtattttatttcagtattgTTGACGAACATGCAAAAATATTCTGTACTGGTACAGCAAGAGGTCTATACCTAATCAAGAGGCAGCGAACATGCAAGAGATGTGTGTTGCTGTGGTTCAATTTTACAGGCACTGTATGTGAAGATGAGCTAATCACAAGTTCAAATAATAAGGGATATTgccacagaaaatgtttttttcttgttttaatgaaaatgaaattaatttactatatttttgttagttttatttaaaagccAAGaccagtttattttttattttctatttttagtaATTATAAATACTTCTCATGTCCGGGAAGTAGATGAATCTTAGAATTGCAGTATGTCTGAATGAAATTGAACTGAGGCATTGTTCCTTTTCCACACAAAgataatgcattttaatgtccAAGAAAAACCTTGTCGCTGTAACAAGCTACActatatattttcattttaattttcattgtACATACCTTTAGATG from the Acanthochromis polyacanthus isolate Apoly-LR-REF ecotype Palm Island chromosome 12, KAUST_Apoly_ChrSc, whole genome shotgun sequence genome contains:
- the rims2a gene encoding regulating synaptic membrane exocytosis protein 4 isoform X49, whose protein sequence is MGRQGNDASAPAPGMRIQCSQGKMSLSASFEALAVYFPCMNSFDEEDGEAGGKKLRSTIQRSTETGLAVEMRSRMTRQASRESTDGSMNSYSSEGNLIFPGVRLSSDAQFSDFLDGLGPAQLVGRQTLATPPMGDIQIGMVEKKGALEVEVIRARGLVGKPGSKALPAPYVKVYLLENGVCIAKKKTKVARKTLDPLYQQQLPFEESPGGKVLQVIVWGDYGRMDHKSFMGAVQILLDELDLSNMVIGWFKLFPPSSLVDPTLAPLTRRASQSSLDSFSRS